In Phaeobacter piscinae, one genomic interval encodes:
- the hisD gene encoding histidinol dehydrogenase, which produces MAIDYLKRGKPEADRAEDDAKTASVVASTLKDIEARGDAAVRELACKFDNYDRDSYRLSEAEIEAIIAKVSPREMADIQFAQDQVTKFAQAQRDSMLDIEVEPMPGVILGHKNIPVQSVGCYVPGGKFPMVASAHMSVATAKVAGVPRIVACTPPFNGEPNPAVIAAMHLGGAHEIYVLGGIQAVGAMAIGTESIAPVHLLVGPGNAFVAEAKRQLFGRVGIDLFAGPTETMVIADDTVDAELCATDLLGQAEHGYNSPAVLVTNSRTLAEDTLKEIDRILTILPTAGTARVSWEDYGEVILCDTYDEMLAVADEIASEHVQVMTDRDDWFLDNMTCYGALFLGPRTNVANGDKVIGTNHTLPTKKAGRYTGGLWVGKFLKTHSYQKVTSDEAATLIGEYGSRLCMLEGFVGHAEQCNIRVRRYGGINVPYGEGAPYRDAAE; this is translated from the coding sequence ATGGCGATTGACTATCTCAAACGCGGCAAACCCGAAGCAGACCGGGCCGAAGACGACGCCAAGACCGCCTCGGTAGTGGCCTCAACGCTGAAGGATATCGAGGCGCGTGGCGATGCAGCTGTGCGTGAGTTGGCCTGCAAGTTCGACAACTACGACCGCGACAGCTACCGGCTGAGCGAGGCGGAGATCGAGGCGATCATCGCCAAGGTTTCCCCCCGCGAGATGGCAGACATCCAATTCGCACAGGACCAGGTGACCAAATTCGCGCAGGCGCAGCGTGACTCCATGCTTGATATCGAGGTGGAGCCGATGCCCGGCGTGATCCTCGGCCACAAGAATATCCCGGTGCAATCCGTCGGCTGCTATGTGCCGGGTGGCAAATTCCCGATGGTCGCCTCTGCACATATGTCTGTGGCCACCGCAAAGGTCGCAGGCGTGCCCCGCATCGTGGCCTGCACCCCGCCGTTCAACGGTGAGCCGAACCCCGCCGTAATCGCGGCGATGCACCTCGGCGGCGCACATGAGATCTATGTGCTCGGCGGCATTCAGGCGGTGGGCGCCATGGCCATCGGCACTGAGAGCATCGCCCCGGTGCATCTTCTGGTCGGCCCCGGCAACGCGTTTGTTGCCGAAGCCAAACGACAGCTGTTTGGCCGCGTGGGCATTGATCTCTTTGCCGGTCCGACCGAAACCATGGTCATCGCCGATGACACGGTTGACGCCGAACTCTGCGCGACCGACCTTCTGGGGCAGGCCGAACATGGCTACAACAGCCCCGCCGTTCTGGTCACCAACAGCCGAACCCTTGCCGAGGACACGCTGAAGGAGATCGACCGGATCCTCACCATCCTGCCCACCGCAGGTACCGCCCGCGTCAGCTGGGAGGACTACGGCGAAGTGATCCTGTGCGATACCTATGACGAAATGCTTGCGGTGGCCGATGAAATTGCATCGGAACATGTTCAGGTCATGACCGACCGCGATGATTGGTTCCTCGACAACATGACCTGTTACGGCGCGCTGTTCCTGGGCCCGCGCACCAATGTTGCCAATGGTGACAAGGTGATCGGCACCAACCACACGCTGCCGACAAAGAAGGCCGGGCGCTACACCGGTGGTCTCTGGGTGGGTAAGTTCCTGAAAACCCACTCCTATCAGAAGGTCACCAGCGATGAGGCTGCAACGCTGATCGGCGAATACGGCTCGCGGCTGTGTATGCTGGAAGGCTTCGTGGGCCATGCCGAGCAATGCAACATCCGGGTCCGTCGCTATGGCGGGATCAACGTGCCCTATGGTGAGGGCGCCCCTTACCGCGACGCCGCTGAATAA